Proteins encoded in a region of the Melospiza georgiana isolate bMelGeo1 chromosome 2, bMelGeo1.pri, whole genome shotgun sequence genome:
- the DGAT2 gene encoding diacylglycerol O-acyltransferase 2, translated as MKTIIAAYSGVLRGTGSNILSALQDLFWLLKSKVEKQLQIISVLQWVLTFLIMGIACTLILMYILCTDCWAIAALYLAWLVFDWNTPKKGGRRSQWVRNWAIWRYFRDYFPIRLVKTHNLLTTRNYIFGYHPHGIMGLGAFCNFSTEATGVGQKFPGIRPYLATLAGNFRMPILRDYLMSGGICPVNRDSIDYILSKNGSGNAIVIVVGGAAESLNCTPGKNSVTLKNRKGFVKLALRHGADLVPVYSFGENEVYKQVIFEEGSWGRWVQKKFQKHIGFAPCIFHGRGLFSSNTWGLLPYSKPITTVVGEPITIPKIDNPSQQDVDFYHSMYVDSLIKLFDKFKSRFGLPETEVLEVN; from the exons ATGAAGACCATCATCGCCGCCTACTCCGGCGTGCTCCGAG gcACGGGATCGAACATTCTTTCTGCTCTGCAGGATTTGTTCTGGCTATTGAAATCCAAAGTAGAGAAACAACTCCAAATCATCTCTGTGCTGCAATGGGTTCTCACTTTCCTTATCATGG GTATTGCTTGCACTTTAATCCTCATGTACATACTGTGCACAGATTGCTGGGCGATTGCTGCTCTCTATTTAGCCTGGCTGGTATTTGACTGGAATACACCAAAGAAAG GGGGAAGAAGATCCCAGTGGGTGAGAAACTGGGCTATATGGAGGTACTTCAGGGATTATTTTCCAATAAGA ctGGTTAAAACCCACAATCTGCTGACCACCAGGAATTACATTTTTGGGTACCATCCACATGGCATCATGGGCTTGGGTGCCTTTTGCAACTTCAGCACAGAGGCCACAGGTGTGGGCCAGAAATTCCCTGGGATCCGACCATACCTTGCTACCCTGGCTGGGAACTTCAGGATGCCCATACTGAGGGACTACCTAATGTCTGGTG GTATATGTCCTGTGAACCGTGACAGCATAGACTACATCCTGTCCAAGAATGGCAGTGGCAATGCCATCGTCATCGTGGTCGGAggggcagcagagtccctgaaCTGCACCCCAGGGAAGAACTCTGTGACGCTGAAGAACAGGAAGGGATTTGTGAAACTGGCCCTTCGGCATGG AGCGGACTTGGTTCCTGTCTACTCCTTTGGGGAAAATGAAGTGTACAAGCAGGTGATCTTTGAAGAGGGTTCCTGGGGAAGATGGGTTCAGAAGAAGTTCCAGAAGCACATTGGCTTTGCTCCATGCATCTTTCATGGCCGTGGCCTCTTCTCCTCCAACACCTGGGGCTTGTTACCCTACTCCAAGCCCATCACTACTGTTG TTGGAGAGCCCATCACCATCCCCAAAATTGATAAtccatcccagcaggatgtgGACTTCTACCATAGCATGTACGTGGACTCCCTGATCAAACTCTTTGACAAATTCAAGAGCAGATTTGGCCTGCCGGAGACTGAGGTCTTGGAAGTCAACTGA